In Deferribacter autotrophicus, a single genomic region encodes these proteins:
- the uvrA gene encoding excinuclease ABC subunit UvrA yields the protein MIDHILVRGARQHNLKNIDVDIPKNKLVVITGVSGSGKSSLAIDTLYAEGQRRYVESLSAYARQFLELMEKPDVDSIEYLSPSICIEQKTISSNPRSTVGTVTEIYDYFRLLYARVGDVFCPSCGKLIQKYSVQQIVDNILKFPIGSKIEILAPIVRGKKGEYKQLFKKLLKDGFVRGYVDGELVRFEDEIELNKNVKHDISVVVDRIKIKEDIKRRVTDSVEVALRLAEGLVKVRNEENETLYSEHFSCPDCNVSFAEIEPRIFSFNNPYGACPVCDGIGEKMIFDIDLIVPDKDKSIREGAIKPWEKLDDFYFYNTLIALSEKYKIDLNKPFKKLTDDEKKIILYGVDEPLELFTFKGEKKVFYKKKFDGVIGYLKERLYSGIKSDVDFVKQFMSEMPCETCNGTRLKKESLSIKVGGKNIAEISSMTIEELHDFVSKLKFEGFKASVADKILREIKRRLKFLLDVGLDYITLDRKAGTLSGGESQRIRLATQIGAGLTGVLYVLDEPSIGLHQRDNGRLISTLKGLRDIGNTVLVVEHDEDTIKEADWVIDMGPYAGRKGGEVVFSGTPEELMKAENSLTGSYLSGRLKIEVPEKRRKGNGKSLKIIGAKRHNLKNIDIEIPLGKIVCITGVSGSGKSSLVIDVLYDSILRKLRGQNVRKENCEDLVGIENIDKVIDIDQSPIGRTPRSNPATYTGVFTDIREIFALTVDAKKRGYKMGRFSFNVKGGRCENCQGEGYIKIEMHFLPDMYVKCDVCHGLRYNRDTLDIRYKGKNIAEVLDMTVNQAYEFFENIPKLKNKLEILRDVGLGYIKLGQPATTLSGGEAQRIKLAKELMKRMTGKTLYLFDEPTTGLHMDDIKKLINIFYRLVDNGNSVIIIEHNLDVIKCADYIIDLGPEGGDRGGRIVFQGTPEECCLCEESYTGKYLSEKLYVQK from the coding sequence TATGTATTGAACAGAAAACTATAAGCAGCAATCCAAGGTCTACAGTGGGAACTGTGACAGAAATTTATGATTATTTCAGATTACTTTATGCAAGGGTTGGAGATGTATTTTGCCCATCTTGTGGAAAACTTATACAAAAGTATTCTGTTCAGCAGATTGTGGATAATATTTTAAAATTTCCCATAGGAAGCAAAATTGAAATCCTTGCGCCAATAGTAAGAGGCAAAAAGGGGGAATATAAACAACTTTTTAAAAAGCTTTTAAAAGATGGATTTGTAAGGGGATATGTGGATGGAGAGCTGGTAAGGTTTGAAGATGAGATTGAGTTAAATAAAAATGTCAAGCATGACATATCTGTGGTGGTGGATAGAATTAAAATTAAGGAAGATATCAAAAGAAGGGTTACCGATTCTGTGGAAGTGGCTTTGAGGTTGGCTGAAGGACTTGTTAAAGTTAGAAACGAAGAGAATGAAACACTTTATAGTGAACATTTTTCTTGCCCGGATTGTAATGTAAGTTTTGCTGAAATTGAGCCAAGAATTTTTTCTTTCAACAACCCTTATGGAGCATGCCCTGTTTGTGATGGGATCGGAGAAAAGATGATTTTTGATATAGATTTAATTGTGCCTGATAAGGATAAGTCTATAAGGGAAGGAGCAATAAAGCCCTGGGAGAAACTAGATGATTTCTATTTTTACAATACATTGATAGCATTGAGTGAAAAATATAAGATAGATTTGAATAAACCATTTAAAAAGTTAACAGATGATGAGAAGAAAATAATTCTTTATGGAGTGGATGAGCCGTTAGAACTCTTTACTTTTAAAGGTGAGAAGAAGGTCTTCTATAAAAAGAAATTTGATGGTGTTATCGGATATTTGAAGGAAAGACTTTACTCCGGGATAAAAAGTGATGTGGATTTCGTAAAACAGTTTATGTCAGAGATGCCTTGTGAAACGTGTAACGGTACAAGATTAAAAAAAGAGTCTTTATCAATTAAAGTAGGTGGAAAAAATATTGCTGAAATTTCTTCAATGACTATTGAAGAGTTACATGATTTTGTTAGTAAATTAAAATTTGAAGGATTTAAGGCTTCCGTAGCTGATAAGATATTGAGAGAAATTAAAAGAAGGTTGAAGTTTTTGCTGGATGTGGGACTTGATTACATAACGCTGGATAGAAAGGCAGGGACGTTAAGTGGGGGCGAATCACAACGTATAAGACTGGCTACCCAGATTGGTGCAGGGTTGACCGGTGTCCTTTATGTTCTTGATGAGCCGAGTATTGGTTTACATCAGAGGGATAACGGTAGGTTGATAAGTACTCTTAAGGGTTTAAGAGATATAGGAAATACCGTATTAGTGGTAGAACATGATGAAGATACCATCAAAGAAGCTGATTGGGTAATAGATATGGGCCCATACGCCGGTAGAAAGGGTGGTGAAGTGGTATTTTCTGGGACACCTGAAGAACTAATGAAAGCGGAAAATTCTTTAACCGGCAGCTATTTATCTGGAAGATTAAAAATCGAAGTTCCTGAAAAAAGAAGAAAAGGTAATGGTAAAAGCCTTAAAATTATTGGTGCAAAAAGACATAATCTTAAGAATATAGATATTGAGATACCTCTAGGAAAAATTGTTTGTATAACGGGAGTGAGTGGCTCTGGTAAGTCCTCATTGGTAATAGATGTCCTTTATGACTCTATTTTGCGAAAGTTGAGAGGGCAAAATGTAAGAAAAGAAAACTGTGAAGACCTTGTAGGTATTGAGAATATTGATAAAGTAATAGATATTGATCAGAGTCCCATTGGCAGAACTCCTAGGTCAAATCCAGCCACTTATACTGGAGTTTTTACAGACATCAGAGAAATTTTTGCATTGACTGTTGATGCTAAAAAACGTGGATATAAAATGGGAAGATTCAGTTTTAATGTGAAGGGGGGTAGGTGTGAAAATTGTCAGGGGGAAGGGTATATAAAGATAGAAATGCATTTTTTACCCGATATGTATGTAAAGTGTGATGTGTGTCATGGTTTGAGATACAACAGAGATACACTTGATATTAGGTATAAAGGTAAAAATATCGCAGAAGTGCTTGATATGACAGTAAATCAAGCATACGAATTTTTTGAAAATATTCCAAAACTGAAAAACAAACTTGAGATTTTGAGGGATGTGGGGCTTGGGTATATAAAACTTGGTCAACCCGCCACGACCTTATCAGGCGGAGAAGCTCAAAGGATAAAACTTGCAAAAGAGCTAATGAAACGCATGACCGGCAAAACCCTATATCTTTTCGATGAGCCAACCACCGGTTTGCATATGGATGATATAAAGAAATTGATAAATATATTTTATAGACTTGTGGATAATGGAAATAGCGTTATAATAATCGAGCACAACTTGGATGTGATAAAGTGTGCCGATTATATAATTGATTTGGGGCCTGAAGGTGGGGATAGAGGTGGTAGAATTGTGTTTCAGGGGACACCTGAAGAATGCTGTTTGTGTGAAGAGTCTTATACTGGGAAGTATTTAAGTGAAAAATTATATGTTCAGAAATAA